AAAAGTAAAAATTACTTTCAAAAGCAAAGGAAGAGGTTTCCAAGGTGTTGTAAAAAGATACGGATTCGGTGGTGGACCTGGAAGCCACGGTAGTAGATTTCACAGAGCACCTGGTTCAATCGGTAACTGTGAATTCCCGGGTAGAGTTATGCCTGGTAAAAAAATGCCTGGACATTACGGAAACAAAAACGTAACTGTAAATGCTGAGGTAGTTGAATTCGACCCGGATATGGGTGTACTTGTAATTAAAGGAAGTGTTCCTGGAGCAAACGGTAGCTTAGGAAAAGTAAGGATTGTGAAATGAGCGTAGAGATTAAACAAATTAACCAATTACCTGAAGATTTTCAAAACATTAATCCGCACAACCTTTATTTGTATGTAAAAGCTTACCTTGCTAATCAAAGAGCGGGTACGG
This window of the Caminibacter pacificus genome carries:
- the rplC gene encoding 50S ribosomal protein L3; this encodes MEFIVEKIGMSRTVGTKSIPVTLLRVVPAKVCEVKENGKALVAYPHGKKINKPIEGMQKKYGLDKEFNRFVELAVANTEAGDLSVEPLKEAKKVKITFKSKGRGFQGVVKRYGFGGGPGSHGSRFHRAPGSIGNCEFPGRVMPGKKMPGHYGNKNVTVNAEVVEFDPDMGVLVIKGSVPGANGSLGKVRIVK